A region from the Aegilops tauschii subsp. strangulata cultivar AL8/78 chromosome 5, Aet v6.0, whole genome shotgun sequence genome encodes:
- the LOC109747115 gene encoding B3 domain-containing protein Os12g0592300 produces MWGHGGHREDVRRVRFASAPTHFSRNGSARTRFGNESVCWASTFVRDDPSKRLQMKWVMSGKGCESCKEWQEHYYWEHMDVKIRFCKLMTRDLAQGIRIPDKFASSFIRQMQTSEGLDLKLKAPSGETWHVGVSKVANELFLRSGWGGFAKAHELQENDLLLFTCTGNASFEVLIFDPSGCEKLSPLFAGRMRKHFDNMVGQGGVEQYPDSDDTRVPSQFVGSPQKASTSRKCSGKTKSSKELPESPSSTSCHVKLEATEEQKSDDDTCTEPGYYSSRTASQLNEDEKQEIMERASIRPGNPAFVVVLLMTHLQRKNNFLTIPSKFAADHLQSKPREVLLLRLSREDKWHVRCYYSSRTRCFNCQRWVKFVRDNGLREGDVCVFELIKGARKMTTMTVHVARRKKDGRFVAGQWAARGRRLRL; encoded by the exons ATGTGGGGACACGGCGGACACCGAGAGGACGTGCGGCGAGTCCGCTtcgcgtccgcgccgacgcatttcAGCCGCAATGGGTCCGCACGGACGCGTTTTGGGAATGAGTCGGTGTGTTGGGCCAGCACTTTTGTCCGCGACGACCCATCCAAACGGCTGCAGATGAAATGG GTGATGAGTGGGAAGGGGTGTGAGAGCTGCAAGGAGTGGCAAGAACACTACTACTGGGAGCACATGGATGTGAAGATCAGGTTCTGCAAGCTCATGACACGAGATCTCGCGCAGGGCATT CGCATACCGGACAAGTTTGCGAGCAGTTTCATCAGACAGATGCAGACCTCAGAGGGGCTCGACCTGAAACTGAAAGCACCGAGCGGTGAGACATGGCATGTGGGTGTCAGCAAGGTTGCCAATGAGCTGTTCTTGAGGTCAGGATGGGGAGGTTTCGCTAAGGCTCATGAACTGCAGGAGAATGACCTCTTGCTCTTCACATGCACTGGCAATGCCTCCTTCGAGGTCCTAATCTTCGACCCGAGTGGCTGCGAGAAACTGTCTCCTCTCTTCGCCGGCAGAATGCGCAAACACTTTGACAATATGGTGGGTCAAGGCGGCGTTGAGCAATACCCTGATTCTGATGATACTAGGGTGCCGTCTCAGTTTGTTGGATCCCCTCAAAAGGCCTCTACTTCAAGAAAATGCAGTGGCAAAACTAAATCAA GCAAAGAGCTTCCTGAATCACCAAGCAGCACCAGCTGTCATGTTAAGCTTGAGGCAACTGAGGAACAGAAGAGTGATGATGACACATGCACTGAGCCCGGTTACTACTCTTCGAGGACTGCAAGTCAGCTAAATGAGGATGAAAAACAGGAAATCATGGAGCGTGCTTCCATCCGACCGGGGAATCCCGCATTCGTGGTGGTTCTGCTGATGACCCATCTCCAACGCAAGAACAACTTTCTG ACCATCCCCAGTAAATTTGCAGCTGATCATCTTCAGAGCAAGCCGCGTGAGGTCCTGCTGCTTAGGCTGAGCAGAGAAGACAAGTGGCATGTCAGGTGCTACTATTCCAGCAGGACCAGATGCTTCAACTGCCAACGTTGGGTCAAGTTTGTGAGGGACAATGGGCTGCGCGAGGGCGACGTCTGCGTCTTTGAGCTGATCAAAGGCGCAAGGAAGATGACAACGATGACCGTCCATGTCGCCAGGAGGAAGAAAGATGGCCGGTTTGTCGCCGGACAATGGGCTGCGCGAGGGCGACGTCTGCGTCTTTGA